In Stigmatella aurantiaca, a single genomic region encodes these proteins:
- a CDS encoding beta-ketoacyl-ACP synthase III, with the protein MALAQIIGTGSYAPTQVITNQELEKTVDTSDAWIVERTGIKQRRKAAPGEATSDMALAAARQALAMAGTRPEEIDLIVVGTVTADMPMPSCAALVQAKLGAVNAFAFDVGAACAGALYAMSVAEQFLRTGKVRRALVIGADLFTRILNWEDRNTCILFGDGAGAMVLAPAEEEGRGILSTHLKTDGTLSEILAIPGGGSREPMTEEGVRAHRQTVTMNGREVFKCAVRTLTEVTLEGLRANGLVPSQVDHVIAHQANIRILEAVMHRLEIPLEKCWLNLDKYGNTSAASVPLALDEAHRAGRFKRGDVIAMMAIGAGMTWGCSVVRW; encoded by the coding sequence GTGGCGCTCGCGCAGATCATTGGAACCGGTTCATACGCTCCGACCCAGGTCATCACCAATCAGGAGCTAGAGAAGACTGTCGACACCTCTGATGCCTGGATTGTGGAACGCACAGGCATCAAGCAACGGCGGAAGGCCGCGCCGGGGGAGGCGACCAGCGACATGGCGCTTGCCGCCGCGCGTCAAGCCCTGGCCATGGCGGGGACCCGCCCGGAGGAGATCGACCTCATCGTCGTGGGCACCGTGACCGCGGACATGCCCATGCCCTCCTGTGCCGCGCTCGTGCAGGCGAAGCTGGGGGCCGTCAACGCCTTCGCCTTCGATGTGGGCGCGGCCTGTGCCGGGGCGCTCTATGCCATGTCCGTGGCGGAGCAGTTCCTGCGCACCGGAAAGGTCCGCCGGGCGTTGGTCATTGGCGCCGACCTCTTCACCCGCATCCTGAATTGGGAGGACCGCAACACCTGCATCCTCTTCGGGGATGGGGCGGGCGCGATGGTGCTGGCCCCGGCGGAGGAGGAGGGGCGCGGCATCCTCTCCACTCACCTGAAGACGGACGGCACGCTGTCGGAGATCCTCGCCATCCCCGGAGGCGGCTCGCGGGAGCCGATGACGGAGGAAGGCGTCCGCGCCCACCGGCAGACGGTGACCATGAACGGGCGCGAGGTCTTCAAGTGCGCGGTGCGCACGCTGACGGAGGTGACCCTGGAGGGGCTGCGCGCCAACGGGCTCGTGCCCTCGCAGGTGGACCACGTCATCGCCCACCAGGCCAACATCCGCATCCTCGAGGCGGTGATGCACCGGTTGGAAATCCCGCTGGAGAAATGCTGGCTCAACCTCGACAAATACGGCAACACGTCGGCGGCCTCGGTCCCGCTGGCGCTGGACGAGGCCCACCGGGCCGGCCGCTTCAAGCGGGGTGACGTCATCGCCATGATGGCCATCGGGGCCGGGATGACGTGGGGTTGCTCGGTGGTGCGCTGGTAA
- a CDS encoding response regulator: MARILIIEDEQDLAGLIEYNLRAAGFDPETANTGAGGLAKSRARLPDLVLLDLMLPDISGHEVLRMLKNDPGLRAVPVVIVSAKGQEADRIQGLEMGADDYVVKPFSVRELMLRVKAVLRRADTEEGPATQLTAGDIQLDTSRHQVRVQGEEVVLTALEFRLLHTLLERGGRVQTREILLSDVWGIQAEIHTRTVDTHIKRLREKLGPAGDIIETVRGVGYKLNPP; encoded by the coding sequence ATGGCGCGAATCCTGATCATCGAAGACGAGCAGGACCTCGCCGGACTCATCGAATACAACCTCCGGGCCGCAGGCTTCGACCCGGAGACGGCGAACACCGGCGCCGGGGGGCTCGCCAAGAGCCGCGCCCGGCTGCCAGACCTCGTGCTCCTGGACCTGATGCTCCCGGACATCTCGGGCCACGAGGTGCTCCGGATGCTGAAGAATGACCCCGGGCTGCGGGCCGTCCCCGTGGTCATCGTCAGCGCGAAGGGGCAGGAGGCCGACCGCATCCAGGGGCTGGAGATGGGGGCGGACGACTATGTGGTGAAGCCCTTCTCCGTCCGGGAGCTGATGCTCCGGGTCAAGGCGGTGCTGCGCCGGGCGGACACGGAGGAGGGGCCCGCCACCCAGCTCACTGCGGGGGACATCCAGCTGGACACCTCGCGGCACCAGGTGCGCGTCCAGGGCGAGGAAGTGGTCCTCACCGCCCTGGAGTTCCGCCTGCTGCACACCCTGCTGGAGCGCGGCGGCCGGGTGCAGACGCGCGAGATCCTCCTCTCGGACGTCTGGGGCATCCAGGCGGAGATTCACACCCGCACCGTGGACACGCACATCAAGCGCCTGCGCGAGAAGCTGGGCCCCGCGGGCGACATCATCGAGACGGTCCGGGGCGTGGGCTACAAGCTCAACCCTCCTTGA
- the fabD gene encoding ACP S-malonyltransferase, whose translation MSKVAFVFPGQGSQKVGMGKDLYEKFPEARAVFEAVDEVLGDKLSARCFQGPDAELKLTANTQPAILTVSLAVHAVFAQRGPTPAFVAGHSLGEYSALVAAGALTLGDAARSVRARGTFMQESVPVGTGAMAAVLGLEPDKVKAVCDAVAEGEVLSPANYNSPEQTVIAGHAAAVARAEAKLKEAGAKRVLPLPVSAPFHCALMDPVKPLLAEVLGQVKVSAPRIPVVTNVEARPNSDASRVVPLLLEQVSAPVRWIECVEALHAQGVTRVVELGPGKVLAGLVKRINKDIETFNIEDSASLEKTLAALGAA comes from the coding sequence ATGTCGAAGGTCGCGTTCGTCTTCCCCGGGCAAGGCAGTCAGAAGGTCGGCATGGGGAAGGACCTTTACGAGAAGTTCCCCGAGGCCCGGGCCGTCTTCGAGGCGGTGGATGAGGTCTTGGGCGACAAGCTCTCGGCCCGCTGCTTCCAGGGGCCCGATGCCGAGCTGAAGCTCACGGCCAACACCCAGCCGGCCATCCTCACGGTGTCCCTGGCGGTGCACGCGGTGTTCGCCCAGCGCGGGCCCACCCCGGCCTTCGTCGCCGGGCACTCGCTGGGCGAGTACTCCGCGCTGGTGGCCGCGGGGGCCCTGACGCTGGGGGATGCGGCGCGCTCGGTGCGCGCGCGCGGAACCTTCATGCAGGAGTCCGTCCCGGTGGGGACGGGGGCCATGGCGGCGGTGCTCGGCCTGGAGCCGGACAAGGTGAAGGCCGTCTGTGACGCGGTCGCCGAGGGCGAGGTGCTGTCCCCGGCCAACTACAACTCCCCGGAGCAGACGGTCATCGCCGGCCATGCCGCCGCGGTGGCGCGCGCCGAGGCGAAGCTCAAGGAGGCGGGCGCCAAGCGCGTGCTGCCCCTGCCGGTCTCCGCCCCCTTCCACTGCGCGCTGATGGACCCGGTGAAGCCGCTCCTCGCGGAGGTGCTGGGCCAGGTGAAGGTGTCCGCGCCCCGGATTCCCGTGGTGACCAACGTGGAGGCCCGGCCCAACAGCGATGCCTCCCGCGTGGTTCCGCTCCTGTTGGAGCAGGTGAGTGCCCCGGTGCGCTGGATCGAATGCGTCGAGGCGCTGCACGCCCAGGGCGTCACGCGCGTGGTGGAGTTGGGGCCGGGCAAGGTGCTCGCCGGGCTCGTCAAGCGCATCAACAAGGACATCGAGACGTTCAACATCGAGGATTCCGCGAGCTTGGAGAAGACGCTCGCGGCGCTGGGGGCCGCATGA
- the rpmF gene encoding 50S ribosomal protein L32, translating to MGVPKKRTSKMRRDRRRAANSNLRTAVQVIKCSKCKEPVLPHRACAACGNYGDREVIATQ from the coding sequence GTGGGAGTTCCCAAGAAGCGGACGTCGAAGATGCGCCGGGACCGCCGCCGCGCGGCCAACAGCAACCTGCGGACGGCTGTGCAGGTCATCAAGTGCTCCAAGTGCAAGGAGCCTGTGTTGCCCCACCGCGCCTGTGCCGCGTGCGGCAACTACGGCGACCGCGAGGTCATCGCCACGCAGTAG
- the glyA gene encoding serine hydroxymethyltransferase, protein MENTRTLAEVDPEIAQVLRQETQRQEEGIELIASENFVSPAVLEAQGSTLTNKYAEGYPGKRYYGGCEVVDVAETLAIQRAKELFGAEAVNVQAHSGSQANMAAYMALMKPGDTLLSLDLNSGGHLTHGAAFNFSGKLYKVVHYGLTRDTETIDFAQVASLAQEHKPKVIVVGASAYPRTIDFSKFREIADRVGAAMMVDMAHIAGLVAAGIHPSPVPLAEFVTTTTHKTLRGPRGGMVMSREQFAKAVNSQIFPGIQGGPLMHVIAAKAVAFKEALSPEFKVYQRQIVSNAQALAEALQRAGLRLCSGGTDNHLMLVDLRAKKITGKDAEAVMGKAGFTVNKNMIPFDPEKPVTTSGIRVGTPAVTTRGMKEKEMALIGQLMGEALDHASDEARLSRIHGQVKELTKSFPLYASRLR, encoded by the coding sequence ATGGAAAATACCCGCACGCTGGCTGAGGTCGATCCGGAGATCGCTCAAGTCCTTCGCCAGGAGACGCAGCGCCAGGAGGAGGGCATCGAGCTCATCGCCTCGGAGAACTTCGTCAGCCCCGCGGTGCTGGAGGCCCAGGGCTCCACGCTGACGAACAAGTACGCCGAGGGCTACCCGGGCAAGCGCTACTACGGGGGCTGCGAGGTGGTGGACGTGGCGGAGACGCTGGCCATCCAGCGCGCCAAGGAGCTGTTCGGCGCCGAGGCTGTCAACGTCCAGGCCCACTCCGGCAGCCAGGCCAACATGGCCGCCTACATGGCCCTGATGAAGCCGGGCGACACCCTGCTGTCCCTGGACCTGAACTCCGGCGGCCACCTCACCCACGGCGCGGCCTTCAACTTCTCCGGCAAGCTCTACAAAGTCGTCCACTACGGGCTCACCCGGGACACGGAGACCATCGACTTCGCCCAGGTGGCCAGCCTCGCCCAGGAGCACAAGCCCAAGGTGATTGTCGTGGGTGCGAGCGCCTACCCGCGGACGATCGACTTCTCCAAGTTCCGGGAGATCGCCGACCGCGTGGGCGCGGCGATGATGGTGGACATGGCGCACATCGCGGGCCTGGTGGCCGCGGGCATCCACCCTTCGCCGGTGCCCCTGGCGGAGTTCGTCACCACCACCACGCACAAGACGCTGCGCGGGCCCCGCGGGGGCATGGTGATGAGCCGCGAGCAGTTCGCCAAGGCCGTCAACAGCCAGATCTTCCCCGGCATCCAGGGCGGTCCGCTCATGCACGTCATCGCCGCCAAGGCGGTGGCGTTCAAGGAAGCCCTCTCCCCGGAGTTCAAGGTCTACCAGCGGCAGATCGTCTCCAACGCCCAGGCGCTGGCCGAGGCGCTCCAGCGCGCGGGGCTGCGCCTGTGCTCCGGCGGGACGGATAACCACCTGATGCTCGTGGACCTGCGCGCCAAGAAAATCACCGGCAAGGACGCCGAGGCGGTGATGGGCAAGGCGGGCTTCACGGTGAACAAGAACATGATTCCGTTCGATCCCGAGAAGCCGGTGACGACCTCGGGCATCCGGGTGGGCACGCCCGCCGTCACCACCCGTGGGATGAAGGAAAAAGAGATGGCCCTCATCGGCCAGCTCATGGGCGAGGCGCTGGACCATGCCTCGGACGAGGCCCGGCTTTCCCGCATCCACGGCCAGGTGAAGGAGCTGACGAAGTCCTTTCCGCTTTATGCCTCGCGCTTGAGGTAG
- the rpiB gene encoding ribose 5-phosphate isomerase B has translation MKIILASDHAGFELRQELVTVLRERGTAFEDAGPATRESVDYPDFAAKVARAVAAGEYALGVLVCGTGIGMSIMANKQRGVRAALCTTEFEARMARAHNDANVLCLGQRVVGAGVARTILEAFLATPFEGGRHEKRVQKIREADAER, from the coding sequence GTGAAGATCATCCTCGCGTCGGATCATGCGGGTTTCGAGTTGCGCCAGGAGCTCGTCACGGTGCTCCGGGAGCGGGGCACTGCCTTCGAGGATGCGGGCCCTGCCACCCGTGAGTCCGTGGACTACCCGGACTTCGCGGCGAAGGTCGCCCGGGCCGTGGCGGCCGGGGAGTACGCGCTCGGGGTGCTCGTGTGCGGCACCGGCATTGGCATGAGCATCATGGCCAACAAGCAGCGGGGCGTGCGCGCGGCGCTGTGCACCACCGAGTTCGAGGCCCGCATGGCCCGCGCCCACAACGACGCCAACGTGCTCTGCCTGGGGCAGCGCGTGGTGGGCGCAGGGGTGGCCCGGACCATTCTCGAGGCCTTCCTGGCCACGCCCTTCGAGGGCGGCCGGCACGAGAAGCGCGTGCAGAAGATCCGCGAGGCGGATGCGGAGCGCTGA
- a CDS encoding YceD family protein, protein MVVKIEQILETGLKLDEPIGLQLLQEALGEAGQNTGFRAAQPSTLHASFRKVSGGVLLQANFTVHLAAPCKRCLTDVALDVPVAFTLNLVPESLAKGEGIGKGDTEDDRGQGERAGTFDLEDTDEELFNGKTIDLDPIVREQVLLALPMSAVCREDCKGLCAQCGQNLNEKPCGCQPKVVDPRLAPLMNIKLN, encoded by the coding sequence ATGGTCGTAAAGATTGAACAAATTCTAGAGACGGGGCTGAAGCTGGACGAGCCCATCGGTCTCCAGCTCCTTCAGGAGGCATTGGGCGAGGCCGGTCAGAACACCGGCTTCCGGGCAGCCCAGCCTTCGACGCTGCACGCTTCCTTCCGGAAGGTGAGCGGAGGGGTGCTGTTGCAGGCGAACTTCACCGTCCACCTGGCGGCACCGTGCAAGCGGTGCCTGACGGACGTGGCGCTGGACGTGCCGGTGGCCTTCACCCTCAACCTGGTTCCCGAGTCCCTCGCCAAGGGTGAGGGGATCGGCAAGGGTGACACCGAGGATGACCGCGGCCAGGGTGAGCGTGCCGGGACCTTCGATTTGGAGGACACGGACGAGGAACTGTTCAACGGCAAGACGATCGATCTGGATCCGATCGTCCGGGAGCAGGTATTGCTCGCCCTGCCGATGAGTGCGGTCTGCCGTGAAGACTGCAAGGGGCTCTGTGCGCAGTGTGGCCAGAACCTCAACGAGAAGCCGTGCGGCTGCCAGCCAAAGGTTGTAGACCCCCGGCTAGCGCCGTTGATGAATATCAAGCTGAACTGA
- the nrdR gene encoding transcriptional regulator NrdR, producing the protein MRCPFCQDAENKVIDSRESHEGTVIRRRRECLQCKRRFTTYERVEELYPLIVKKDGRREAFDREKILSGLKKACEKRPVSADQIEETVGAIERLLQGMGEKEVPSRVIGEEVMRRLQALDVVAYVRFASVYRSFRDVDEFMKELKDLADQSKAASPKPGEEGPSS; encoded by the coding sequence GTGCGTTGCCCCTTCTGCCAGGACGCCGAGAACAAGGTCATCGACTCGCGCGAGTCGCACGAGGGGACCGTCATCCGCCGGCGCCGCGAGTGCTTGCAGTGCAAGCGGCGCTTCACCACCTATGAGCGGGTCGAGGAGCTCTACCCGCTCATCGTGAAGAAGGACGGCCGCCGGGAGGCCTTCGACCGGGAGAAGATCCTCTCCGGCCTGAAGAAGGCCTGCGAGAAGCGGCCCGTCTCCGCCGACCAGATTGAGGAGACGGTGGGCGCCATCGAGCGGCTCCTCCAGGGCATGGGCGAGAAGGAAGTGCCCTCGCGCGTCATTGGCGAAGAGGTGATGCGGCGGCTGCAGGCGCTGGATGTGGTGGCCTACGTGCGCTTCGCCTCGGTGTACCGGAGCTTCCGGGACGTCGATGAGTTCATGAAGGAGCTCAAGGACCTCGCCGATCAGTCGAAGGCCGCCAGCCCCAAGCCCGGGGAGGAGGGGCCGTCATCATGA
- the fabG gene encoding 3-oxoacyl-[acyl-carrier-protein] reductase — protein MSGFKDKVVLVTGGSRGIGRACAVAFAQAGAATVVINYAGNEAAAQETLGLIQAAGAKGEALKFDVADTAACSSAVEGILKAHGRLDVLVNNAGVAVDGLVMRVKDEDWDKQLDTNLKGAFALIRAVSRPMMKQRGGAIVNLTSIVGESGNGGQAAYAASKAGLIGLTKSIAKELASRNIRVNAVSPGFIGTDMTASLPEETRKRMVDAIPLARLGGAEEVAQSVLFLASDAASYITGEVLKVNGGMYM, from the coding sequence ATGAGCGGGTTCAAGGACAAGGTGGTGCTGGTTACCGGGGGTTCACGGGGCATTGGCCGGGCGTGCGCGGTGGCGTTCGCCCAGGCGGGCGCCGCCACGGTCGTCATCAACTACGCGGGCAACGAGGCCGCCGCCCAGGAGACGCTGGGGCTCATCCAGGCCGCGGGCGCCAAGGGCGAGGCCCTGAAGTTCGACGTGGCGGATACCGCCGCGTGCTCCAGCGCCGTGGAGGGCATCCTCAAGGCGCACGGCCGGCTGGACGTGCTCGTCAACAACGCCGGGGTGGCCGTCGATGGCCTCGTCATGCGCGTGAAGGACGAGGACTGGGACAAGCAGCTGGACACCAACCTGAAGGGGGCGTTTGCCCTCATCCGCGCCGTCAGCCGCCCGATGATGAAGCAGCGGGGCGGGGCCATCGTCAACCTCACCTCCATCGTGGGCGAGTCGGGCAATGGCGGGCAGGCGGCCTACGCGGCCTCCAAGGCGGGCCTCATCGGCCTGACGAAGTCCATCGCCAAGGAGCTGGCCAGCCGGAACATCCGGGTGAACGCCGTGTCCCCGGGCTTCATTGGCACGGACATGACGGCCTCCCTGCCCGAGGAGACGCGCAAGCGGATGGTGGACGCCATTCCCCTGGCCCGGCTGGGGGGCGCCGAAGAGGTGGCCCAATCCGTGCTTTTCCTGGCCAGTGACGCCGCGTCCTACATTACCGGAGAAGTTCTGAAGGTAAATGGCGGCATGTACATGTAG
- the ribD gene encoding bifunctional diaminohydroxyphosphoribosylaminopyrimidine deaminase/5-amino-6-(5-phosphoribosylamino)uracil reductase RibD, translating to MRLLTRAQLKAAGTPRAKRAADFDRAVAEFFMRIALEEAAKGLGRTSPNPAVGAVLVKGGRIIARGYHKKAGTAHAEVVALEAAGPRARGADLYTTLEPCDHYGRTGPCSQAIIDAGVRRVICGSSDPNPKVNGKGVARLKRAGVEVLTHVLQQEADQLNQPFFKVIRTGLPYVTLKAAVTLDGKLATATGDSRWVTGEAARHWVHQLRDRVDVILVGANTVRRDNPQLTTRLPGGGGKDPVRVVVDSHLRLKSTHTVFTQRSPARVIVATLEEPQGAKARRFARLGVEVWQMPARQGQVALKALLERVAQEGLNHVMVEGGAEIYGSFLREKLADSLALFLAPKLIGSQGLSWSGDLGVKLMANAFSLKNLTFQQLGEDLLLQARL from the coding sequence ATGAGGTTGCTGACGCGGGCGCAGCTCAAGGCGGCAGGCACGCCGCGCGCCAAGCGGGCAGCGGATTTCGACCGTGCGGTGGCCGAGTTCTTCATGCGCATCGCGCTGGAGGAGGCCGCCAAGGGGCTGGGACGCACCAGCCCCAACCCCGCCGTGGGCGCGGTGCTCGTCAAAGGCGGCCGCATCATCGCGCGCGGCTACCACAAGAAGGCCGGCACGGCGCACGCCGAGGTGGTGGCTCTGGAGGCCGCGGGCCCCCGGGCCCGGGGCGCGGACCTCTACACGACGCTCGAGCCGTGTGACCACTACGGGCGCACGGGGCCGTGCAGCCAGGCCATCATCGACGCCGGGGTGCGCCGGGTCATCTGCGGCTCCTCGGACCCCAACCCCAAGGTGAACGGCAAGGGCGTGGCCCGGCTGAAGCGGGCGGGGGTCGAGGTGCTCACCCACGTCCTCCAGCAGGAGGCCGACCAGCTCAACCAGCCCTTCTTCAAGGTCATCCGGACGGGGCTGCCCTACGTCACCCTCAAGGCGGCGGTGACGCTGGATGGCAAGCTGGCCACGGCCACCGGGGACTCGCGCTGGGTGACGGGCGAGGCGGCCCGGCACTGGGTGCACCAGCTGCGCGACCGGGTGGACGTCATCCTGGTGGGGGCCAACACCGTGCGGCGGGACAATCCGCAGCTCACCACGCGGCTTCCCGGCGGCGGGGGCAAGGATCCGGTGCGCGTGGTGGTGGACTCGCACCTGCGCCTGAAGTCCACGCACACCGTCTTCACCCAGCGCTCCCCGGCCCGAGTGATTGTCGCCACGCTGGAGGAGCCCCAGGGCGCCAAGGCCCGCCGCTTCGCCCGGCTGGGTGTGGAAGTGTGGCAGATGCCCGCCCGGCAGGGGCAGGTGGCCCTGAAGGCCTTGCTGGAGCGGGTGGCCCAGGAAGGCCTCAACCACGTGATGGTGGAGGGCGGCGCGGAGATCTACGGCTCGTTCCTGCGGGAGAAGCTCGCGGACTCGCTGGCGCTCTTCCTCGCGCCCAAGCTGATTGGCAGCCAGGGGCTCTCCTGGTCGGGGGACCTGGGCGTCAAGCTCATGGCCAATGCTTTTTCCCTGAAGAACCTCACCTTCCAGCAGCTGGGCGAGGACCTGCTCCTCCAGGCACGGCTGTGA
- the acpP gene encoding acyl carrier protein, which translates to MSTSAIETKIKSIIADQLGVGEDEIKPESQFIEDLGADSLDIVELVMAMEEEFEVEIPDEEAENIKTVGDAINYINTHKK; encoded by the coding sequence ATGTCGACCTCAGCCATCGAAACCAAGATCAAGTCCATCATCGCCGACCAGCTCGGGGTGGGAGAGGATGAGATCAAGCCGGAGTCCCAGTTCATTGAGGATCTGGGTGCTGACAGCCTCGACATCGTGGAGCTCGTGATGGCGATGGAAGAGGAGTTCGAGGTCGAGATTCCTGACGAGGAAGCCGAGAACATCAAGACTGTTGGCGACGCCATCAACTACATCAATACCCACAAGAAGTAA
- the fabF gene encoding beta-ketoacyl-ACP synthase II → MSNRRVVVTGTGLITALGTGTEKNWQALLAGKSGIAPITRFDTAKLDTRFAGEVKDFQVEDFIDRRESRRMDLFAQYALAAADLAVRESGLPVGADKPNGYEPERVGVIVGSGIGGISSLEEQHKKGLEKGFDRLSPFFIIQMIINMAPGLISIRYGAKGPNWSPVSACATSAHAIGEAWKSIRLNECDAVIAGGAEASITPLGMGGFSVMKALSSRNGDPAAASRPFDKERDGFVMGEGAGIIVLEELEHAKKRGATILAELVGYGANSDAHHVTAPAPEGEGAARCIRLALASAGMRPEDVGYINAHGTSTPFNDANETKAIKTVFGDHARKVAVSSTKSMTGHMLGAAGGAEAVISVLALTRGVLPPTINLTTPDPDCDLDYVPNQPREVRVDAAMSNSFGFGGTNVVLLFRRFK, encoded by the coding sequence GTGTCAAACCGTCGAGTCGTCGTCACCGGGACTGGGTTGATCACCGCCCTGGGTACCGGCACCGAGAAAAACTGGCAGGCGCTACTCGCCGGCAAGTCGGGAATTGCTCCGATCACGCGCTTCGATACCGCGAAGCTCGACACCCGTTTTGCGGGTGAGGTGAAGGACTTCCAGGTCGAGGACTTCATCGACCGGCGCGAGTCGCGCCGCATGGACCTGTTCGCTCAGTACGCTCTGGCCGCCGCGGATCTGGCGGTGCGTGAGAGCGGTCTGCCCGTCGGGGCGGACAAGCCGAACGGCTACGAGCCGGAGCGCGTGGGCGTCATCGTGGGCTCCGGCATCGGAGGCATTTCCTCTCTGGAGGAGCAGCACAAGAAGGGGCTGGAGAAGGGCTTCGACCGCCTGTCTCCCTTCTTCATCATCCAGATGATCATCAACATGGCGCCGGGCCTCATCTCCATCCGGTACGGTGCCAAGGGACCCAACTGGTCCCCCGTGTCGGCCTGCGCCACCAGCGCCCACGCCATCGGTGAGGCGTGGAAGTCCATCAGGCTCAACGAGTGTGACGCGGTCATCGCGGGCGGCGCCGAAGCCTCCATCACCCCGCTGGGCATGGGTGGGTTCTCGGTGATGAAGGCGCTGTCGTCGCGCAACGGCGACCCCGCCGCCGCCAGCCGGCCGTTCGACAAGGAGCGCGACGGCTTCGTCATGGGCGAGGGCGCCGGCATCATCGTCCTGGAGGAGCTGGAGCACGCGAAGAAGCGTGGCGCCACCATCCTGGCGGAGCTGGTGGGCTACGGGGCCAACTCCGATGCCCACCATGTGACGGCACCGGCTCCCGAGGGCGAGGGGGCGGCCCGCTGCATCCGCCTGGCCCTGGCGTCCGCGGGCATGCGGCCCGAGGACGTTGGCTACATCAACGCGCACGGCACCTCCACGCCTTTCAACGACGCGAACGAGACGAAGGCCATCAAGACGGTCTTCGGCGACCATGCCCGCAAGGTGGCGGTCTCCTCGACCAAGTCGATGACGGGCCACATGCTGGGGGCGGCCGGCGGTGCGGAGGCCGTCATCAGCGTCCTGGCGCTCACGCGCGGGGTGCTGCCTCCCACCATCAACCTCACCACGCCCGACCCGGACTGCGATCTGGACTACGTCCCGAACCAGCCTCGGGAAGTGCGCGTGGATGCCGCCATGAGTAACTCGTTCGGCTTCGGTGGCACCAACGTGGTGCTGCTGTTCCGCCGCTTCAAGTAG
- a CDS encoding sensor histidine kinase, whose amino-acid sequence MTLRAVLLSLLLPAAVVMLLLVVLGQPGTAVGAALVTLAGSIAAHVANRDQVQRQLQALASKTLERAEGSPHRPPPDPERLDEMASLEGAIDSLHSRLTTQNVQRTQETRTLTAVLDGMIEGIWITDAEGTVIRHNDALREMLQPGNGPIVGQRPLALIRDEALNDAVARACREGASSRLELTLEGLFPLTLAIRVTPLGRDLPGSAAVFNDVTELRRLENVRKDFVANVSHELRTPITAIRGYAETLQTGALQDPAVAPKMVEIIHRQSERLSELVEDLLELSRLESREMKLKFADVSLAVAASRAAETVKPKAEGKNIHLELHLSPDLKARADERAIEQVLLNLLDNAVKYTPAGGRVDVSGGQENGRCVVRVKDTGVGIEPKHLSRIFERFYRVDKGRSRDMGGTGLGLSIVKHLLGAMDGEVKVESRPNVGSVFVIFLPATPSEATSG is encoded by the coding sequence ATGACCCTGCGCGCCGTGCTCCTCTCCCTCCTGTTGCCCGCGGCCGTGGTCATGCTGCTGCTCGTGGTCCTGGGCCAGCCTGGCACCGCCGTAGGCGCGGCCCTCGTCACCCTGGCCGGGTCCATCGCGGCCCATGTGGCCAACCGCGACCAGGTCCAGCGGCAGCTCCAGGCCCTCGCGAGCAAGACGCTGGAGCGCGCCGAGGGAAGCCCCCACCGTCCCCCGCCGGACCCGGAGCGGCTGGACGAGATGGCCAGCCTGGAGGGCGCGATCGACTCGCTCCACTCCCGGCTCACCACCCAGAACGTCCAGCGGACCCAGGAGACGCGCACCCTCACCGCCGTGCTGGATGGCATGATCGAAGGCATCTGGATCACCGATGCCGAGGGCACCGTCATCCGGCACAACGACGCCCTGCGGGAGATGCTCCAGCCGGGCAACGGGCCCATCGTGGGCCAGCGCCCCCTGGCCCTCATCCGCGACGAGGCCCTCAATGACGCTGTGGCCCGGGCCTGCCGGGAGGGCGCCTCGTCCCGCCTGGAGCTGACGCTGGAGGGGCTCTTTCCCCTCACGCTCGCCATCCGGGTAACGCCCCTGGGACGGGACTTGCCCGGCAGCGCCGCCGTCTTCAACGACGTCACCGAGCTGCGCCGGCTGGAGAATGTCCGCAAGGACTTCGTGGCCAACGTCTCCCACGAGCTGCGCACCCCCATCACCGCCATCCGGGGCTACGCGGAGACGCTCCAGACCGGGGCCCTGCAGGACCCCGCCGTGGCCCCCAAGATGGTGGAAATCATTCACCGCCAGTCCGAGCGCCTCTCGGAGCTCGTCGAGGACCTGCTGGAGCTGTCCCGGCTCGAGTCGCGCGAGATGAAGCTCAAGTTCGCCGACGTGTCCCTCGCCGTCGCCGCCTCCCGCGCCGCGGAGACGGTCAAACCCAAGGCCGAGGGCAAGAACATCCACCTGGAGCTGCACCTGTCCCCGGACCTGAAGGCCCGCGCGGACGAGCGGGCCATCGAGCAGGTGCTCCTCAACCTGCTCGACAACGCCGTCAAGTACACCCCGGCGGGCGGGCGGGTGGACGTGTCGGGAGGCCAGGAGAACGGGCGCTGCGTCGTCCGCGTGAAGGACACGGGGGTGGGCATCGAGCCCAAGCACCTGTCGCGCATCTTCGAGCGCTTCTACCGGGTGGACAAAGGTCGCAGCCGGGACATGGGCGGTACGGGCCTGGGCCTGTCCATCGTCAAGCACCTCCTGGGGGCCATGGACGGCGAGGTGAAGGTGGAAAGCCGCCCTAATGTAGGCAGTGTTTTCGTAATTTTTCTTCCAGCCACCCCCTCGGAGGCCACATCTGGGTAG